One window of Globicephala melas chromosome 5, mGloMel1.2, whole genome shotgun sequence genomic DNA carries:
- the THAP6 gene encoding THAP domain-containing protein 6 isoform X2: MKRLDVNAVDIWEPKKGDVLCSRHFKKTDFDRSTPNIKLKPGVIPSIFDSPSHSQYTGLSLLWALPLRSTGSERAGSAAMAHGPSRSAACGILLDRGTNPCPLHQQGKRENLHCRKNFTLKALPVTNHNHQLVGASSCIEEFQSQFIFEHSYSVMDSPKKLKHKLDQVISELEDTKKSLRNVLGRERRLQKSLRKTIRELKDECLISKETANRLDAFSWEWCQESIEQDYIS, from the exons ATGAAAAGACTTGATGTGAATGCTGTAGACATTTGGGAGCCTAAAAAAGGAGATGTGTTGTGTTCAAGGCACTTTAAGAAGACAGACTTTGACAGAAGTACTCCAAATATTAAACTGAAACCTGGAGTCATACCCTCTATCTTTGATTCCCCATCTCACTCACAG tacacaggcctctcactgttgtgggctctcccgttgcggagcacaggctccgaacgcgcaggctcagcggccatggctcacgggcccagccgttccgcagcatgtgggatcctcctggaccggggcacaaacccgtgtcccctgcatcaacag gggaaaagagaaaatcttcactGTAGGAAAAACTTCACCCTCAAAGCCCTTCCAGTCACAAACCACAATCACCAGCTTGTTGGTGCTTCCTCGTGTATCGAAGAATTCCAGTCCCAGTTCATTTTT GAACATAGCTACAGTGTGATGGACAGTCCAAAGAAACTTAAGCATAAATTAGATCAAGTGATCAGCGAGCTAGAGGATACCAAGAAAAGTCTGCGGAATGTTTTAGGCCGAGAAAGACGTTTACAAAAATCATTGAGGAAGACAATCAGGGAATTAAAGGATGAATGTCTCATCAGCAAAGAAACAGCCAATAGACTGGACGCTTTCTCTTGGGAGTGGTGTCAGGAGAGCATAGAACAAGACtatatttcatga
- the THAP6 gene encoding THAP domain-containing protein 6 isoform X3 has protein sequence MVKCCSAVGCASRCLPNSKLKGLTFHVFPTDENVKRKWVLAMKRLDVNAVDIWEPKKGDVLCSRHFKKTDFDRSTPNIKLKPGVIPSIFDSPSHSQGKRENLHCRKNFTLKALPVTNHNHQLVGASSCIEEFQSQFIFEHSYSVMDSPKKLKHKLDQVISELEDTKKSLRNVLGRERRLQKSLRKTIRELKDECLISKETANRLDAFSWEWCQESIEQDYIS, from the exons ATGGTGAAATGTTGCTCGGCCGTTGGATGTGCTTCTCGCTGTTTACCAAATTCCAAGCTAAAAGGACTGACATTTCACGT ATTCCCCACAGATGAAAACGTCAAAAGAAAATGGGTATTAGCAATGAAAAGACTTGATGTGAATGCTGTAGACATTTGGGAGCCTAAAAAAGGAGATGTGTTGTGTTCAAGGCACTTTAAGAAGACAGACTTTGACAGAAGTACTCCAAATATTAAACTGAAACCTGGAGTCATACCCTCTATCTTTGATTCCCCATCTCACTCACAG gggaaaagagaaaatcttcactGTAGGAAAAACTTCACCCTCAAAGCCCTTCCAGTCACAAACCACAATCACCAGCTTGTTGGTGCTTCCTCGTGTATCGAAGAATTCCAGTCCCAGTTCATTTTT GAACATAGCTACAGTGTGATGGACAGTCCAAAGAAACTTAAGCATAAATTAGATCAAGTGATCAGCGAGCTAGAGGATACCAAGAAAAGTCTGCGGAATGTTTTAGGCCGAGAAAGACGTTTACAAAAATCATTGAGGAAGACAATCAGGGAATTAAAGGATGAATGTCTCATCAGCAAAGAAACAGCCAATAGACTGGACGCTTTCTCTTGGGAGTGGTGTCAGGAGAGCATAGAACAAGACtatatttcatga
- the THAP6 gene encoding THAP domain-containing protein 6 isoform X1, translating to MVKCCSAVGCASRCLPNSKLKGLTFHVFPTDENVKRKWVLAMKRLDVNAVDIWEPKKGDVLCSRHFKKTDFDRSTPNIKLKPGVIPSIFDSPSHSQYTGLSLLWALPLRSTGSERAGSAAMAHGPSRSAACGILLDRGTNPCPLHQQGKRENLHCRKNFTLKALPVTNHNHQLVGASSCIEEFQSQFIFEHSYSVMDSPKKLKHKLDQVISELEDTKKSLRNVLGRERRLQKSLRKTIRELKDECLISKETANRLDAFSWEWCQESIEQDYIS from the exons ATGGTGAAATGTTGCTCGGCCGTTGGATGTGCTTCTCGCTGTTTACCAAATTCCAAGCTAAAAGGACTGACATTTCACGT ATTCCCCACAGATGAAAACGTCAAAAGAAAATGGGTATTAGCAATGAAAAGACTTGATGTGAATGCTGTAGACATTTGGGAGCCTAAAAAAGGAGATGTGTTGTGTTCAAGGCACTTTAAGAAGACAGACTTTGACAGAAGTACTCCAAATATTAAACTGAAACCTGGAGTCATACCCTCTATCTTTGATTCCCCATCTCACTCACAG tacacaggcctctcactgttgtgggctctcccgttgcggagcacaggctccgaacgcgcaggctcagcggccatggctcacgggcccagccgttccgcagcatgtgggatcctcctggaccggggcacaaacccgtgtcccctgcatcaacag gggaaaagagaaaatcttcactGTAGGAAAAACTTCACCCTCAAAGCCCTTCCAGTCACAAACCACAATCACCAGCTTGTTGGTGCTTCCTCGTGTATCGAAGAATTCCAGTCCCAGTTCATTTTT GAACATAGCTACAGTGTGATGGACAGTCCAAAGAAACTTAAGCATAAATTAGATCAAGTGATCAGCGAGCTAGAGGATACCAAGAAAAGTCTGCGGAATGTTTTAGGCCGAGAAAGACGTTTACAAAAATCATTGAGGAAGACAATCAGGGAATTAAAGGATGAATGTCTCATCAGCAAAGAAACAGCCAATAGACTGGACGCTTTCTCTTGGGAGTGGTGTCAGGAGAGCATAGAACAAGACtatatttcatga